The following proteins are co-located in the Imtechella halotolerans genome:
- a CDS encoding amidohydrolase codes for MKSQLLTITSILLIIVGCNPKEDNHNQTIYFNGDIITMEGEEPQYVESVVQQDGKIIFLGPKSEALKSYKNATLVDLEGKTLLPAFLDGHGHFYSVGLTAMYGNVLPPPDGPGADFNSIIETMNKYKETEEAKYILNKLGWIMGNGYDDSQLMEKDHPKASDLDKISTEYPVILVHKSGHLACVNTKGLEMIGYTSETPNPEGGVIRRDDNGNPNGVLEEAAFFHALFPLAGKMDAEMSAKAIKKGQDEYAKKGYLTAQDGRTTTEQLVSLRDAADDSLYYLDVVAYPDITLGIKGINEGNYPPSHTYQNKFRVGGVKLTLDGSPQGKTAWLTNCYHVNPEGRTGCYVGYPIMDDNKATEYVKTAFKNKWQILGHTNGDAAIDQYIKAIKAAEEEFGYIDHRTVMIHGQTLRKDQIPELVSLNILPSLFPMHTFYWGDWHLESVLGEPRAEYISPCRDVIDAGLTITSHHDAPVTFPNSMRVLDATVNRVTRSGKVLGPDQRITVYEGLKTLTIWAAYQYFEESNKGTLTEGKLADFVILDKNPLKIDPLKIHDIRILESIKEGKTVYEFR; via the coding sequence ATGAAATCACAACTACTAACTATTACCAGTATCCTATTAATTATTGTAGGTTGTAATCCTAAAGAAGACAATCATAATCAAACTATATACTTCAATGGTGACATAATTACCATGGAAGGTGAAGAACCTCAATATGTGGAGTCTGTAGTTCAACAAGACGGCAAAATTATATTTCTAGGACCTAAATCAGAGGCACTTAAAAGTTATAAAAATGCAACATTGGTTGACCTTGAAGGCAAAACATTACTTCCTGCATTTCTAGATGGTCATGGACATTTTTACAGTGTAGGTTTGACTGCCATGTATGGAAATGTCCTCCCCCCTCCTGATGGTCCTGGTGCTGATTTCAATTCTATTATAGAAACCATGAATAAGTATAAAGAAACTGAAGAAGCAAAATACATTTTAAACAAACTAGGTTGGATCATGGGTAACGGATACGACGATTCACAACTTATGGAAAAGGACCACCCCAAAGCGTCGGATTTAGATAAAATAAGTACTGAATATCCTGTTATTTTAGTTCACAAATCTGGACATTTAGCTTGTGTAAATACTAAAGGTTTGGAAATGATTGGATATACTTCTGAAACTCCAAATCCTGAGGGAGGTGTAATAAGACGAGATGACAACGGAAATCCCAATGGGGTGTTAGAAGAAGCTGCTTTTTTTCATGCACTCTTCCCTCTTGCAGGAAAAATGGATGCTGAAATGTCTGCAAAAGCAATAAAGAAGGGACAGGACGAATATGCTAAAAAAGGGTATTTAACTGCTCAAGATGGACGAACTACTACCGAACAACTCGTTTCTTTAAGGGATGCTGCAGATGATAGTTTATATTATCTAGATGTAGTAGCCTACCCAGATATTACTTTAGGTATAAAAGGAATTAACGAAGGGAATTATCCTCCAAGCCATACCTATCAAAATAAATTTAGAGTTGGAGGTGTCAAACTTACCTTAGATGGATCACCCCAAGGGAAAACTGCTTGGCTTACTAATTGTTATCATGTAAATCCAGAAGGAAGAACTGGCTGTTATGTAGGCTATCCAATAATGGATGATAATAAGGCCACAGAATATGTTAAAACAGCTTTTAAAAATAAATGGCAAATACTTGGACATACCAACGGGGATGCCGCAATTGACCAATATATAAAGGCAATTAAGGCTGCAGAGGAAGAATTTGGGTATATTGACCATAGAACTGTGATGATTCATGGACAAACATTACGGAAAGATCAAATTCCAGAACTAGTTAGTTTAAATATTTTGCCCTCATTATTTCCTATGCATACATTTTACTGGGGAGATTGGCATTTGGAATCAGTATTGGGTGAGCCTAGAGCAGAATATATATCTCCATGTAGAGATGTTATTGATGCGGGTCTCACCATTACTTCTCATCATGATGCACCAGTTACTTTCCCAAATTCAATGAGGGTCCTAGATGCCACAGTTAATAGAGTAACTCGAAGTGGAAAAGTATTAGGTCCTGATCAGCGTATTACCGTTTATGAAGGACTAAAGACCCTTACTATCTGGGCAGCTTATCAATACTTTGAAGAATCAAACAAAGGTACCTTAACAGAAGGCAAACTAGCGGATTTTGTGATTTTAGACAAGAATCCATTAAAAATAGATCCACTAAAAATTCATGATATTAGAATTCTAGAATCCATTAAAGAAGGAAAAACTGTGTATGAGTTTAGGTAA
- a CDS encoding DUF5984 family protein, which yields MIHFKLKDIDSVIPIGNDLNWFSLTDGELYLNVENYKLFEYTSQAMQYFDDKTSPYIDYYIARFLEDFTQLFMAIGESIPDHLYELTKNLHYFQENTSKWLSILDKDDDMPSNFYFEEYTSVCSWINNRQLNSSHLIGGPSVYFLRNRDKIRIAWETDQTLDNSIKLWTAKTDSLEMDYIEFVNHVKSFGMGFFKEMTQQVDKALYKDWGQINLDKQKLIQEQIDRELAFQRSISLLIEVKDCQTNWDEIDDLIIQMNTEIA from the coding sequence ATGATCCATTTTAAATTAAAAGACATTGATAGTGTTATTCCTATTGGAAATGATTTAAATTGGTTTAGCTTAACTGATGGAGAACTATACTTAAATGTTGAGAATTATAAGTTATTTGAATACACTAGTCAAGCTATGCAATATTTTGATGACAAAACATCTCCCTACATTGACTATTACATCGCTCGCTTTTTAGAAGATTTCACCCAACTATTTATGGCGATTGGAGAATCTATTCCAGACCATTTATATGAGTTAACTAAAAACCTGCATTATTTTCAGGAGAATACTTCAAAGTGGCTTTCAATACTCGATAAAGATGATGATATGCCCTCAAACTTCTATTTTGAAGAATACACTTCCGTATGTTCCTGGATTAATAATCGACAATTAAATTCTTCACACTTAATCGGTGGTCCCTCAGTTTACTTTCTTAGAAACAGAGACAAAATTAGGATAGCTTGGGAAACTGATCAGACCTTGGACAATTCTATAAAATTATGGACTGCTAAGACAGACAGTCTTGAAATGGATTACATTGAATTTGTAAACCACGTAAAATCATTTGGTATGGGATTCTTTAAAGAAATGACCCAACAAGTTGATAAAGCATTGTATAAAGATTGGGGCCAAATTAACCTAGATAAACAAAAACTAATTCAAGAACAAATAGACCGTGAATTAGCATTTCAAAGAAGTATTTCTTTGCTCATAGAAGTAAAAGACTGTCAAACCAATTGGGATGAAATTGATGACTTAATAATCCAGATGAATACTGAAATCGCATAA
- a CDS encoding helix-turn-helix domain-containing protein: MSKQTNAKSAIEVEIVKLIKERRNKMKRSQTDIAEILSVTRGYIGQIEMDSSPSMYSFDHLNELAKYLDCSLKDFMPKKPL, encoded by the coding sequence ATGTCAAAACAAACTAATGCAAAATCTGCTATCGAAGTTGAAATTGTAAAGCTCATTAAGGAAAGACGAAACAAAATGAAACGTAGCCAAACCGATATTGCAGAAATTTTGTCTGTTACTAGAGGTTATATAGGTCAAATAGAAATGGATTCTTCTCCAAGCATGTATTCATTTGACCATTTAAATGAATTAGCTAAATATCTTGATTGTAGTTTAAAAGATTTTATGCCAAAGAAACCATTATAG
- a CDS encoding SusC/RagA family TonB-linked outer membrane protein, with protein MKNNSSNRVRLLIVFLLILVTALYTCETWARSMNTSNDFPTAVQQSVSGTVQDSEGIPIPGVHILVKGTKQGTFTDSNGHFSVTTSSNSILVFSYMGFTTQEVAINSRTSINVTLVESATELDAVTVNAGYYTVKERERTGSISKVSSKEIEIQPIISPLQTLEGRMPGVEIEQGSGVMGLAPKIRIRGTNSLRNDGNYPLYIIDGIPVSSEPLRSAGSLTNASGIDPLSTLNISNIESIEVLKDADATAIYGSRGANGVVLITTKKGNVKDGKTLLTINSYSGISEVANKVKLMNTPQYLAMRRKAFEVDGVTPTQTNAFDLLLWDQNRNTDWQEVLFGRTAFLTNINMAISGGNQHTSYLVGGSYKNQGSVFPGNFDYNKITANINLSHRSENSKFKLDFSSNYGVDDNTLFFGNTFVNSALITPPNAPNIFKEDGSLNWENWIYDNPLAALEQPQNIITENLFANLGVLFNVLPKVNLKLTMGYSKLDSEEQLRFYKEAYRPDLWNIIKLSMRNSFIKRQSWIVEPQIFYNNTIGKINLDGLVGATFQNNKNSYLALEGSGYADKSLLRNFKSADNIQILSDDNTQYRYAAVFGRLGINLNRKYFLNITGRRDGSSRFGPESRFSNFWAVGGAWIFIDQKIDNQKISPFSFGKLRASYGITGSDQIEDYGYLDAYEATSGSGGLYPTQLFNPNYSWEVNKKLEVAIQFSLFKDHINLDVSWFKNRSANQLVGFPLPAITGFTSVQANLPALVQNTGLELQWSSKNINRKDFSWQSSFNITLPENKLLKFDRIEQTSYANIYKVGEPLNISHRYKFNGINSETGFYSMIDVNGDGRLNNDDRIVIMDMGRKYFGGFSNTIRYKELSLQFLFEYVKQYNQSYIFKWSAPGRLGNKPLQFLNSWEEPGDSEDIQKVSLSSIASKAFNDAANSSKGIEDASFLRLKNVALSYQFPRKVIKKLGLEEVNLYLNAQNLITLTGYKGLDPQGGRGVVPPLKTITCGLQITL; from the coding sequence ATGAAAAACAACTCTTCCAACAGGGTTAGGTTACTTATTGTATTCCTATTAATCCTTGTTACCGCCCTATATACTTGTGAGACTTGGGCAAGATCAATGAATACCTCGAATGACTTTCCTACTGCAGTTCAACAAAGTGTATCAGGAACAGTTCAAGATAGCGAGGGTATCCCAATACCGGGAGTACATATTCTAGTAAAAGGAACTAAGCAGGGGACCTTTACTGATTCGAATGGTCACTTTTCAGTAACTACGAGTTCTAATTCTATTCTAGTATTCTCTTATATGGGATTTACCACTCAGGAAGTGGCCATAAATAGTAGAACTTCCATTAATGTAACTTTAGTTGAATCTGCAACAGAGCTAGATGCAGTAACAGTGAATGCTGGTTACTATACAGTAAAGGAAAGAGAACGTACTGGAAGTATTTCAAAAGTTAGCTCTAAAGAAATTGAAATTCAACCAATAATAAGTCCATTACAAACCTTAGAGGGCAGAATGCCAGGAGTAGAGATAGAGCAGGGTAGTGGTGTCATGGGGCTAGCCCCTAAGATTCGTATTCGCGGCACAAATAGTTTACGTAATGATGGAAATTATCCATTATATATTATAGATGGAATACCAGTAAGTTCAGAACCATTGAGAAGTGCTGGAAGCTTAACTAACGCTTCAGGGATTGATCCTTTAAGTACCTTAAATATCTCCAATATCGAGAGCATAGAAGTATTGAAGGATGCAGATGCTACTGCTATATATGGATCTCGAGGAGCAAATGGGGTTGTTCTAATTACCACAAAGAAAGGAAATGTGAAAGATGGAAAGACTTTACTTACTATTAATTCCTATTCAGGTATATCAGAGGTCGCAAATAAGGTAAAATTAATGAATACCCCTCAATACCTAGCCATGAGACGAAAGGCTTTTGAGGTCGATGGTGTGACTCCAACTCAAACAAATGCATTTGATCTTTTATTATGGGACCAGAATCGCAATACTGATTGGCAAGAAGTATTATTTGGAAGAACAGCATTTTTGACCAACATCAATATGGCTATATCTGGGGGAAATCAGCATACCTCATATTTAGTAGGAGGCTCTTATAAAAATCAAGGTTCTGTTTTTCCAGGTAATTTTGATTATAATAAGATTACAGCTAATATCAATCTTAGTCACCGCTCTGAGAATAGTAAATTTAAACTTGACTTTTCTTCTAATTATGGAGTAGATGATAATACATTATTTTTTGGTAACACCTTTGTAAACAGCGCATTGATAACTCCTCCAAATGCACCGAATATCTTTAAAGAAGATGGAAGCCTGAATTGGGAAAATTGGATATATGATAATCCTTTGGCAGCTCTAGAACAACCACAAAATATTATCACAGAAAATTTGTTTGCAAATCTTGGGGTTTTATTTAATGTTTTACCCAAGGTTAACTTAAAATTGACTATGGGATACTCTAAATTAGATAGTGAAGAGCAGTTACGATTTTATAAAGAAGCCTATCGTCCAGATTTATGGAATATAATAAAGCTAAGTATGAGAAATAGTTTTATTAAAAGGCAATCTTGGATTGTTGAACCTCAGATTTTTTATAATAATACAATTGGAAAAATTAATCTTGATGGCTTAGTGGGAGCCACCTTTCAAAATAATAAAAATAGTTATTTAGCTCTTGAAGGTTCTGGTTATGCTGATAAAAGCCTATTGAGAAACTTTAAATCGGCTGATAATATTCAGATTTTATCGGATGACAATACTCAATACAGGTATGCTGCTGTATTTGGTCGGTTAGGAATTAATTTGAATAGGAAATATTTTCTAAATATAACAGGAAGAAGGGATGGCTCCTCACGATTTGGTCCAGAAAGTCGTTTCTCTAATTTTTGGGCCGTAGGTGGAGCTTGGATATTTATAGATCAAAAAATTGATAATCAAAAAATATCGCCTTTTAGCTTTGGGAAACTTAGAGCAAGTTATGGTATAACAGGAAGTGATCAAATTGAAGATTATGGTTATTTGGATGCATATGAGGCGACTTCAGGTTCTGGAGGTTTATATCCAACACAGTTATTTAATCCGAATTATTCTTGGGAGGTTAATAAAAAGTTAGAAGTTGCTATACAGTTTAGTTTATTTAAAGATCATATTAATCTTGATGTAAGCTGGTTCAAGAACCGCTCAGCTAATCAATTGGTAGGTTTCCCACTTCCTGCAATTACAGGATTTACTTCTGTTCAAGCAAACCTTCCTGCCTTAGTTCAAAATACTGGGTTGGAATTACAATGGAGTAGTAAAAATATTAATAGGAAAGATTTTTCATGGCAAAGTTCCTTTAACATAACTCTTCCAGAAAATAAGTTGTTAAAGTTTGATAGGATTGAACAAACCTCTTATGCTAATATTTATAAAGTTGGGGAACCACTCAATATTAGTCATCGTTATAAGTTTAATGGAATTAATTCAGAAACAGGGTTTTACAGTATGATTGATGTCAATGGGGATGGAAGATTAAACAATGATGATAGAATAGTTATAATGGATATGGGGAGGAAATACTTTGGAGGTTTCAGTAATACCATCCGGTATAAAGAACTCTCACTTCAATTTTTGTTTGAATACGTTAAACAATATAATCAATCATATATATTTAAATGGTCTGCTCCGGGTCGCCTTGGTAATAAACCTTTACAGTTTCTAAATTCTTGGGAAGAACCTGGAGATAGTGAAGATATACAGAAAGTTTCTTTATCTAGCATTGCTAGTAAGGCTTTTAATGATGCAGCCAATAGTTCAAAAGGAATTGAAGACGCTTCATTTTTACGATTAAAAAATGTAGCTCTTTCATATCAATTTCCTCGCAAGGTGATTAAAAAATTAGGACTAGAAGAGGTTAACCTCTATTTAAATGCTCAAAACCTAATCACTCTTACAGGTTATAAGGGGCTAGATCCTCAAGGAGGTAGAGGAGTGGTTCCTCCTTTAAAGACAATTACATGTGGATTACAAATAACCTTATAA
- a CDS encoding RagB/SusD family nutrient uptake outer membrane protein, translated as MKTRFLIVIILFLLQVSCAKFVEIEVPDYKIISKTVFSSDETAERAVLGIYNELAKADFSNGDFSSVTTLSELSADNFNTTTLNYSMIEFEQNNISPNNSYNLNLWSSAYKIIYMCNAVLEGLEFSEGISSESRTKFSGEAKFVRAFAYFYLVNLYGEVPIVLTTDYRKNAVLHKSSIEDVYGFIINDLNDASTVLGNNYIAGERIRASRFTAMALLARVYLFLEDWEMAEVLSNELIESSENYTLLKNLDEVFLANSKEAIWQISPAGRGPLSFITNEARIFILNSPPPNSQKPVALSDDFLNSFNEEDRRLVQWIGNYNTGNQVFHYPYKYKVNSSSVIEEYSMVLRLAEQYLIRAEARAYQDRLSAAITDLNKIRERAQLPSISSSTSSISRESVLDSIQIERRRELFTEWGHRWLDLKRTGMALSPWISLNSNIDNSDLLYPIPDQEIIKNPNLIQNEGY; from the coding sequence ATGAAAACAAGATTTTTAATAGTAATTATTCTTTTTTTATTACAAGTTTCTTGTGCAAAATTTGTAGAAATAGAGGTTCCTGACTATAAAATAATTAGTAAAACTGTATTCAGTAGTGATGAAACTGCCGAAAGGGCCGTTTTGGGTATATATAATGAGTTAGCTAAAGCTGATTTTTCCAATGGAGATTTTTCTTCAGTAACTACGCTGAGTGAACTTTCTGCTGACAATTTCAATACAACAACTTTGAATTATTCAATGATTGAATTTGAGCAGAATAATATTTCACCAAATAATTCTTATAATTTAAATCTCTGGTCAAGTGCATATAAGATAATATATATGTGTAATGCGGTATTGGAAGGTTTGGAATTTTCAGAGGGAATTTCTAGTGAAAGTAGGACTAAGTTTTCTGGTGAAGCAAAGTTTGTCCGTGCCTTTGCCTATTTCTACTTGGTGAATCTTTATGGAGAAGTTCCAATAGTTTTAACTACTGATTATAGAAAAAATGCTGTTTTGCATAAAAGTTCAATAGAGGACGTATATGGCTTTATAATAAATGATTTAAATGATGCTTCTACAGTTCTAGGAAATAATTACATAGCAGGAGAAAGGATTCGAGCCAGTAGGTTTACAGCTATGGCTTTATTAGCTAGGGTATATCTTTTTTTAGAAGATTGGGAGATGGCAGAAGTGCTTAGTAATGAATTGATTGAAAGTTCCGAAAATTATACACTTTTAAAGAATCTTGATGAAGTGTTTTTAGCAAATAGTAAAGAAGCTATCTGGCAAATTTCTCCCGCTGGTAGGGGACCATTAAGTTTTATTACTAATGAGGCTCGTATTTTCATTCTTAATAGTCCTCCACCAAATTCTCAAAAACCTGTGGCCCTATCTGATGATTTTTTAAATTCTTTTAATGAAGAAGACAGAAGACTTGTTCAATGGATTGGAAACTATAATACAGGAAACCAAGTTTTTCATTATCCATATAAATATAAAGTAAATAGTTCAAGTGTAATTGAAGAATATTCAATGGTGTTGCGATTAGCCGAACAGTATTTGATTCGTGCTGAGGCACGAGCTTATCAAGATAGGCTATCAGCAGCAATTACAGATTTAAATAAAATTCGAGAACGAGCACAGTTACCATCGATTTCAAGTTCAACTTCAAGCATAAGTCGTGAGTCAGTTTTAGATTCGATACAAATTGAACGCAGGAGAGAATTATTTACGGAATGGGGTCACCGATGGTTAGATCTTAAAAGAACCGGTATGGCACTTTCTCCCTGGATTTCTTTAAACTCAAATATCGATAATTCTGACCTTCTTTATCCAATCCCTGACCAAGAAATAATCAAGAACCCAAATCTTATTCAAAATGAAGGTTATTAA
- a CDS encoding M16 family metallopeptidase, which produces MINKTLKTCIIILVFQLYFFSSPNLYSSNSQDTLLLDPKIRHGKLPNGLTYYIKPINDSSSKIDIRLFVKAGSSVLDPDQYEIEHFLEHIAFKAGNNMNIGKANDLGFKLGEINGGTSFDFTGYYFKGIETKEKRDIAFQLIHDIIWDLDFKDSYIVSERSVLINELVVRGRFHSNSIINGLENSMLGRNPISKMNVIEHLNTFPNEALIRFYNDWYRPDLMAIVIVGDIKDLNGLEQEIMERFSKPKNVENPRSAKIDYSAYRNSPPQFIKKEHPYLLENSNNKTINLRLYFRQKEVHEEKGMEMIINEQQRELLFQMLEERLKILQKSYCTNYVAFPRSLFPTFTDMKIQFTIEGGSERDVIINTIKVVHQVYNDGFLEEEFQESIKRRLEELSKTDTSSAQYWSENIRNHFVFEKSLPPNKESLIINMFNNLTLDEFNQFTKGYLSSPFEDIDIIILAPKGNRIFSHSEDTFRDWIKEASNMPTVPYTKPKVPQDLIDSLTLVNLKERGVLKETQILPETTQYVLENGIKIVLNSFDQVLSEKTKHSNTLSFHGFTSKGVNYYTSKDYFSALYCIDIVKNSGVGGLDKFELDRFYEDNGFTGQIIPYIEYNESGIRGNINIKDLETALQLVYLHFKEPNKDELAFEDWKQKTNSSFNLYRLNEKDFESTVKSTLKDITYLPKGSAALEGVSLTDLNRSHAIYREIFGNAGDFTFIFTGNFPKDELLSLCRKYLGNLSREKSKKGTITEKSLKRYKLPKSISHDVYSTEFMEGVKVQLVYASKLNHKKFDWKDEIRFKLLRQLLKFSMSQKMRFHSDKGGIYTVSVGINPKKDRLFNEIFVRFSCSPEDVDRLILEAKEEINSFRNDEISTEKLEQFKHSLILDLENNYNERKVVSEKLYHFYKNDLPWYTLHDEKEFINSISRKDIKDAAKKLLQNKPFEFKMIPLPKL; this is translated from the coding sequence ATGATTAATAAAACTTTAAAAACTTGTATTATAATATTAGTTTTTCAATTGTACTTTTTTAGCTCACCTAATTTGTATTCTTCAAATTCTCAGGACACATTATTATTAGACCCAAAAATACGACATGGAAAGTTACCTAATGGTCTAACCTATTATATTAAACCAATTAATGATAGTTCATCTAAAATTGATATTCGTCTTTTTGTAAAAGCTGGCTCTTCTGTTCTAGATCCAGACCAATATGAAATTGAACATTTTTTAGAACATATTGCCTTTAAAGCAGGGAATAACATGAATATTGGAAAGGCAAACGACCTTGGTTTCAAGTTAGGAGAGATAAACGGTGGTACATCTTTTGATTTTACTGGATATTATTTTAAAGGTATTGAAACCAAGGAAAAAAGAGATATTGCATTTCAATTAATTCATGACATAATTTGGGATTTAGATTTCAAAGATAGTTATATAGTTAGTGAACGTTCGGTTTTAATCAATGAGTTGGTAGTAAGAGGAAGATTCCATTCTAATTCTATAATTAATGGATTAGAGAATTCAATGCTGGGTAGAAATCCAATTTCTAAAATGAATGTTATTGAACATTTAAATACCTTTCCAAATGAAGCTCTTATTCGATTTTACAATGATTGGTATCGTCCAGATTTAATGGCTATAGTTATTGTTGGAGATATAAAGGATTTAAATGGCCTGGAACAAGAAATAATGGAGAGGTTCTCAAAACCTAAAAATGTCGAGAATCCACGATCTGCAAAAATTGATTATAGTGCATATAGGAATTCACCACCCCAATTTATCAAGAAGGAGCATCCTTATTTACTTGAAAATTCTAATAATAAGACTATAAATTTACGATTGTATTTTAGGCAAAAGGAAGTTCATGAAGAAAAGGGAATGGAGATGATAATCAATGAACAGCAAAGAGAACTTTTATTTCAAATGTTAGAAGAAAGGCTTAAAATATTGCAAAAATCCTATTGTACTAATTACGTGGCTTTTCCTCGTTCACTATTTCCGACATTTACTGACATGAAAATTCAATTTACTATTGAAGGAGGTTCAGAAAGGGATGTAATTATAAACACAATAAAGGTTGTTCATCAAGTGTATAATGATGGCTTTTTAGAGGAGGAATTTCAAGAAAGTATAAAAAGACGACTAGAAGAGCTATCCAAAACTGATACTTCTAGTGCACAATATTGGTCTGAAAATATTAGAAATCATTTTGTGTTTGAAAAATCACTACCACCTAATAAAGAAAGCCTTATAATAAATATGTTTAATAATTTAACTTTAGATGAGTTTAATCAATTCACAAAAGGCTATCTCAGTTCCCCTTTCGAAGATATCGATATTATTATATTAGCCCCAAAAGGAAACCGTATTTTTTCTCATTCAGAAGACACCTTTCGAGATTGGATAAAGGAGGCTAGTAATATGCCTACAGTTCCATACACTAAACCAAAAGTGCCACAAGATTTGATAGATTCGCTGACCTTGGTAAATTTAAAGGAAAGAGGAGTACTGAAGGAGACTCAAATATTACCTGAGACAACCCAGTATGTTTTAGAAAATGGAATAAAAATAGTATTGAACTCATTTGATCAAGTTTTGTCTGAAAAGACTAAACATTCTAATACCCTAAGTTTTCACGGATTTACTTCCAAAGGAGTGAATTATTACACATCAAAAGATTATTTTTCAGCATTATACTGTATTGATATTGTTAAGAATTCAGGAGTTGGAGGTCTTGATAAGTTTGAACTAGATCGGTTTTATGAGGATAATGGATTTACTGGACAAATAATACCTTATATAGAGTATAATGAATCAGGCATAAGAGGAAATATTAATATAAAGGATTTAGAAACAGCATTACAACTTGTTTATTTACATTTTAAGGAACCTAATAAAGATGAGTTAGCATTTGAAGATTGGAAGCAAAAAACCAATTCATCATTTAATTTATACAGACTAAACGAAAAAGATTTTGAATCTACAGTTAAATCGACCTTAAAAGATATTACTTATTTGCCTAAAGGGTCGGCAGCCTTGGAAGGTGTATCCCTAACTGATTTGAATAGATCACATGCCATATATCGAGAAATCTTCGGAAATGCAGGAGATTTTACATTTATATTCACGGGTAATTTTCCTAAAGATGAATTACTTTCATTATGCCGTAAATATCTAGGTAATTTGTCCAGAGAGAAATCCAAGAAAGGTACTATTACAGAGAAATCTTTAAAAAGGTATAAATTACCCAAATCTATTTCTCATGATGTTTATTCTACCGAATTTATGGAAGGTGTTAAAGTACAATTAGTATATGCTTCAAAATTAAATCATAAAAAATTTGATTGGAAAGATGAAATTAGGTTTAAACTACTAAGACAATTACTGAAATTTTCAATGTCCCAAAAAATGAGATTCCATTCTGATAAAGGTGGAATCTATACTGTAAGTGTTGGTATAAATCCTAAAAAGGATCGTTTGTTTAATGAGATCTTTGTAAGATTTAGTTGTAGTCCTGAAGATGTCGATCGCTTGATTTTGGAAGCAAAGGAGGAAATAAACTCTTTTAGGAATGATGAAATAAGCACTGAAAAATTGGAACAATTCAAGCATTCATTAATTTTGGATTTAGAAAATAATTATAATGAAAGAAAAGTTGTTTCTGAAAAACTATATCATTTTTATAAAAACGACTTACCTTGGTATACCTTACATGATGAGAAGGAGTTTATAAATTCTATTTCACGGAAGGATATAAAAGATGCTGCTAAAAAATTATTGCAGAACAAACCATTTGAATTTAAAATGATTCCCTTACCAAAATTATAA
- a CDS encoding DUF6520 family protein: protein MKKLKMILPMLAFVLAIGMSFAFVKTSAEKDYYATKYIQVPGGWATITVDCDPKNDECLVKFSNDPLETEFRVYDLKNLEMPSIGNGEIIELSGSIPTPDID from the coding sequence ATGAAAAAACTAAAAATGATTCTACCAATGTTGGCCTTTGTATTGGCCATAGGAATGTCTTTTGCATTTGTTAAAACATCTGCAGAAAAGGACTATTATGCCACTAAGTATATTCAAGTACCAGGAGGATGGGCAACTATTACAGTTGATTGTGATCCTAAAAATGATGAATGTTTAGTAAAGTTTTCTAATGACCCATTAGAAACAGAATTCCGGGTTTATGACTTAAAAAATCTAGAAATGCCATCTATTGGAAATGGAGAAATTATTGAACTTTCTGGTTCAATCCCTACCCCTGATATAGATTAA
- a CDS encoding MauE/DoxX family redox-associated membrane protein yields the protein MKQIKTYQSILLEIISALFILLFVSAAISKLMEGPAFYNNLVNSPFSWVSQIAKITSYAIPILELGTAILLVFHKTRLKGLYAAFILMVIFTGYVAGIKFISPYEPCSCGGVITLLSWNQHFILNLIWIALTIVGIILYRKHYKSPKQSSLTVQIENQS from the coding sequence ATGAAACAAATAAAAACATATCAATCAATCCTATTAGAAATCATTAGTGCGTTGTTTATACTCCTATTTGTATCTGCAGCAATAAGCAAACTAATGGAGGGCCCAGCATTTTACAACAACCTGGTTAATTCACCCTTTAGTTGGGTTTCACAAATTGCCAAAATCACCTCCTATGCCATACCTATCCTAGAATTAGGGACAGCTATCCTGCTTGTCTTTCATAAGACAAGACTTAAGGGATTATATGCTGCCTTTATTCTTATGGTCATCTTTACAGGGTATGTAGCTGGAATAAAATTTATCAGCCCTTATGAGCCATGCTCCTGTGGTGGAGTTATAACACTACTATCCTGGAACCAACACTTTATACTTAACCTCATATGGATTGCTCTAACTATAGTAGGTATTATACTTTATCGAAAACACTATAAAAGTCCCAAACAAAGCTCCCTAACTGTACAAATTGAAAATCAGTCATAA